From the genome of Ziziphus jujuba cultivar Dongzao chromosome 6, ASM3175591v1, one region includes:
- the LOC107431556 gene encoding disease resistance protein RPV1 — protein sequence MDSSSSSSSYSSREKYDVFLSFRGEDTRDGFTGHLYHSLDQKHILIFKDDENLESGHRISEIMEAIKESKICIIVFSQDFASSTSCLDEVVRILECKRNGNDVIPIFYGIEPSVVRKQQEGYAEAFAKHEQRFRDRREKVQQWRDALEEVADIRGYDSNDIRPEYKFIEKIVKDVLLKLSKYVSTNDHFKRHLIGIEKPMKEIEGLLSIGSMNVRIIGLYGMGGIGKTTLACAIFQTFCRHFESYCFLNDVREESARHGINHLREKLLFELFKDKTFLNMESTAIQDRCLRTRVLIVLDDLDAIFQLNKLLPKVCTFGDGSRIIVTTRDAQVLKSRADKLYEVKRLNDFDALMLFRLHAFGQNSDLPGYEALSKCASDYAHGNPLALEVLGSSLYSKSIKEWESALDKLKTDQDRNIQKVLKISYDGLGDKGIQGIFLDIACFFDGEVDREYVESILHRSKRSDATIGISVLIDKSLIIECQNKLSMHDLLRQMGKAIVCDENKDPGQRSRLWNAKDVSYVLERSTGSSEVEGILLNQSELRKDVNVKPISFSKMYYLRLLRMHCDDRFCSGDIFYEKLGWGPYNREVCKKIYLPLEGLEFLSEELRYLQWDSYPLKDFPPNFSPENLVELVMRDSQLVELLWNENQPVEKLKKMDLSYSEHLIQIPNLCGAINLESINLQGCISLVQVPSCFKNLDKLELLDLSDCENLKDGMENLPLNIRELKLCRTAIEELPSSVRSLLGLLDLDMSGCNNLKYGMESLPLNLKKLRLCGTAIQVVPSSIGCLMGLSHLDLYNCKRLKCLPKSIWKLKSLGWLDLSNCPNLIELEDCTSSSLRYLKISGCTGLRSIIELPSSLTCLDANNCSSLETISSWRTPTAQDYDPQVQHKNNKSKGEIYNFEQCLKLDDNTRNNVFTNVARRRILSAQDDISYLEMVYPGSEILWGFSYRALYGNSFIQLPPKLFNINDSRFKFVFCAVFVFKISRPETKIRFRFNFTTSMYSSVRGSFNYEDSCTLQVNNNSEHVIVRYATIDLRHVFGVNWSSVCRMVTGASFHVFMEQEKSVNWKIKQFGFELANTWGASNILKVKRPWN from the exons atggattcttcttcttcttcttcttcatattcTTCTCGAGAAAAGTATGATGTATTTCTCAGTTTCAGGGGTGAGGACACCCGTGATGGTTTTACTGGTCATCTTTATCATTCTCTGGATCAAAAGCATATCTTGATTTTCAAAGATGATGAAAACCTTGAAAGTGGCCATAGAATTTCTGAAATCATGGAGGCCATTAAGGAATCTAAGATTTGCATAATAGTTTTCTCTCAAGACTTTGCATCTTCCACATCGTGTTTGGATGAAGTGGTTCGCATACTCGAATGCAAGAGAAATGGGAATGATGTTATACCCATTTTTTATGGCATAGAACCATCTGTTGTACGAAAACAGCAGGAGGGTTATGCAGAAGCATTTGCTAAACATGAACAACGTTTTAGAGACAGAAGGGAGAAGGTGCAGCAGTGGAGGGATGCTCTTGAAGAAGTGGCTGATATTAGGGGTTATGATTCAAACGACATCAG GCCTGAGTACAagtttattgaaaaaattgttaaagatGTTTTGTTGAAATTGTCTAAATACGTATCAACAAATGATCATTTCAAGAGGCACTTGATTGGAATTGAAAAACCTATGAAGGAAATTGAAGGATTGTTATCCATTGGCTCAATGAATGTTCGCATCATAGGTCTTTATGGCATGGGGGGCATTGGAAAAACCACCCTTGCATGTGCTATTTTTCAAACCTTCTGTCGTCATTTCGAAAGTTATTGCTTTCTTAATGATGTTAGAGAAGAATCTGCAAGACATGGAATAAATCATTTGAGAGAGAAACTTCTTTTTGAGCTGTTCAAAGATAAAACTTTTCTGAACATGGAATCAACTGCTATTCAAGACAGATGCCTCCGTACAAGGGTCCTTATTGTTTTAGATGATTTGGATGCAATAttccaattaaacaaattattaCCTAAAGTGTGTACCTTTGGTGATGGAAGTAGAATTATTGTCACAACCAGAGATGCACAAGTGCTTAAGTCAAGGGCAGATAAACTTTACGAGGTTAAGAGGTTAAATGATTTTGATGCCCTTATGCTTTTTCGCTTGCATGCTTTTGGACAAAATTCTGATCTTCCAGGATATGAAGCTTTATCAAAATGTGCATCAGATTATGCACATGGCAATCCATTGGCTCTTGAAGTCTTGGGTTCTTCCCTTTACTCCAAAAGCATAAAAGAATGGGAAAGTGCATTGGATAAGTTGAAAACAGATCAAGACAGGAACATACAAAAAGTGTTGAAAATAAGTTATGATGGATTAGGTGACAAAGGCATCCAGGGCATATTTCTCGACATTGCTTGCTTCTTCGATGGTGAAGTTGACAGAGAATATGTGGAAAGTATACTACACCGCAGTAAGCGTTCTGACGCGACAATAGGTATAAGTGTTCTCATTGATAAATCCTTAATAATTGAATGCCAAAACAAATTGTCCATGCATGATTTACTACGACAAATGGGTAAGGCTATTGTTTGTGATGAAAACAAAGACCCTGGACAACGTAGTAGGCTGTGGAATGCTAAAGATGTTAGCTACGTATTGGAAAGAAGTACG GGAAGCTCTGAAGTTGAAGGCATATTATTGAATCAGTCTGAACTTAGAAAGGATGTAAATGTGAAGCCTATATCATTTTCAAAGATGTACTATCTACGACTACTTAGAATGCATTGTGATGACAGATTTTGCAGTGGAGATATATTCTACGAGAAATTAGGATGGGGCCCCTACAATAGAGAAGTgtgcaaaaaaatatatcttccACTTGAAGGTTTAGAGTTTCTTTCTGAagagctaagatatcttcagtGGGATTCATATCCTTTAAAAGATTTTCCACCAAATTTTAGTCCAGAAAATCTTGTTGAACTTGTTATGCGTGATAGCCAACTTGTGGAGCTACTTTGGAATGAAAATCag CCAGTTGagaagttgaagaagatggatcTTAGTTATTCTGAGCACCTTATTCAAATACCAAACTTGTGTGGGGCTATAAATCTTGAAAGCATAAATCTTCAAGGGTGTATAAGTTTGGTTCAAGTTCCTTCATGTTTTAAGAATCTGGACAAGCTTGAGCTACTAGATTTGAGTGATTGTGAGAATCTGAAAGATGGCATGGAAAATCTTCCATTGAATATAAGGGAGTTGAAATTGTGTAGGACAGCAATAGAAGAATTGCCCTCATCAGTTAGGTCTCTCTTGGGTCTATTAGATTTGGATATGAGTGGCTGCAATAATCTGAAATATGGGATGGAAAGTCTTCCATTGAATTTAAAGAAGTTAAGATTGTGCGGGACAGCAATACAAGTAGTGCCATCATCAATTGGGTGTCTCATGGGTCTCTCACATTTAGATTTGTATAATTGCAAAAGACTTAAATGTCTACCGAAAAGCATTTGGAAGTTGAAATCACTGGGATGGCTGGATCTTTCTAATTGCCCAAATCTGATCGAGCTTGAGGATTGTACAAGTTCATCTCTTCGATATTTGAAAATAAGTGGTTGTACGGGATTGAGATCAATAATTGAGCTTCCATCGTCTTTAACTTGTTTGGATGCAAATAACTGCTCATCGCTGGAGACAATATCAAGTTGGAGGACCCCAACGGCACAAGATTATGACCCCCAAGttcaacataaaaataataaaagtaaaggggaaatttataattttgagcaATGTCTAAAATTGGATGACAACACACGTAACAACGTTTTTACTAATGTTGCACGCCGTAGAATTTTGTCTGCTCaggat GATATTTCATATCTGGAAATGGTGTACCCGGGAAGTGAAATCCTATGGGGGTTCAGCTATCGAGCTCTTTATGGAAACTCATTTATCCAGCTTCCTCCAAAATTGTTTAATATTAATGATTCCCGCTTCAAATTTGTCTTTTGCGCTGTTTTTGTGTTTAAAATATCTAGGCCGGAAACTAAAATCCGATTCAGATTCAATTTCACGACCAGCATGTACAGTAGCGTCCGCGGTTCTTTCAATTATGAAGATTCTTGCACGCTTCAAGTCAATAACAACTCAGAGCATGTCATAGTTAGGTATGCGACTATCGATTTGAGACATGTATTTGGGGTAAACTGGTCCTCCGTTTGTAGAATGGTCACCGGGGCTTCTTTCCATGTGTTTATGGAGCAAGAAAAATCAGTCAATTGGAAGATCAAACAGTTTGGGTTCGAGTTGGCAAATACGTGGGGTGCAAGCAATATTCTAAAGGTCAAGAGACCGTGGAACTAG